In one window of Poriferisphaera corsica DNA:
- the rpoC gene encoding DNA-directed RNA polymerase subunit beta': MADIAYDRVNDYAAVKITLASPNDIRSWSFGEVKKPETINYRTYRPEKDGLFCERIFGPERDYECACGKYKGTKFKGIICDRCGVKVTHSRVRRKRMGHINLAAPIVHIWFFKAIPSHLGNLLGMKTSDIEKVVYFQDYVVTEPGDTPLKHQQVLTEDEYRQAYESYGAGFQAMMGAEAVKELLSRMDLNAVAGELRADLNNTKSKQKIKDLSKRLKIIEQIRHSENDPGWMVMDVVPVIPPDLRPLVLLESGNFATSDLNDLYRRIINRNNRLKKLIDLNAPEVIIRNEKRMLQQSVDALFDNGRCRRPVLGSSSRPLKSLTDMIKGKQGRFRENLLGKRVDYSARSVIVVGPNLKLHQCGLPKKIALELYQPFIIRKLKEHGLVDTIKSAKKMLERRDPEVWDILEEVIHEHPVMLNRAPTLHRMGIQAFEPVLVEGNAIRVHPLVCTGFNADFDGDQMAVHLPLSVEAQAEASLLMLSPHNIFSPANGNPIISPSQDILLGAYYLTMKHGGGEPDREKMMKFHTPHEAFLAYDLKKIEMHDFIEVRMPEGRWVDVVNDQKDQAVPMPKNLRIVTTVGRLLFNEILAHGMQFYNCALGSKGCSRVIDDTYAISGRPATIDLLDNMKNIGFKHSTISGLSFGLTDLRIPEKKKELIDKTQKKVDRVEKAFMAGAITERERYNQLLDLWTHCREAVTKELLKELRKDRRDEFNNHLPVDSDEGKLYINPVFIMSKDASGARGNVSQVQQLAGMRGLMSKPSGEIIETPIKANAREGLSVLEYFSSTHGARKGLADTALKTADSGYLTRKLADVAQNVFVTGDDCGTHKGVTKHAIYKGEEIDVALSQQIVGRTARETIRNPITDQLIAEENEIITEEAARAIEGLGIESVMVRSPLSCDSSHGICARCYGRDLSTGRKVEEGLAVGIIAAQSIGEPGTQLTMRTFHTGGVATTATIDTSFQASTPGKIVIRDANAVPTKDEDGNDCLVALKRNGEVLVTDDKGRELEKFKVQYGAMILVNEGDTVKRGQILVKWDPHRTVILAEKAGAIRFEDIVLGETVREEKAGDVKQLVVIEHKGEMHPRIVIEDTAGNILDFHYLPAKARIDVTEGESVAAGHLLARQPREASGSADIVGGLPRVTEIFEARKPKESAIMAEISGTVELRSDRRRGKMTVIVRSEAGLEVDHHVPQDKHMLVHTGDYIDAGDPLIDGPLIPQDILRVKGEENLFAYLIDEVQNVYRAQGVPIDDKHIEIIVSQMLRKIRVENPGDTNLLPNEVVDKFRFREANATVAGMGKIKDPGDSNLPLDAIVSKNELKDAVAECEAEGKVPPKAAKCRPSTGQTLLLGITKASLQSDSFLSGASFQETTKVLTEAALAGKQDTLVGLKENVLLGHLIPVGTGFTKYTGMNVIKLAEPPSQEKLSREEELEYAAALAEAAGAITPDQIKTTVGESRLVAQMLGEDGKKRMR; this comes from the coding sequence ATGGCTGATATAGCTTACGATCGTGTTAATGACTACGCCGCTGTGAAGATCACACTTGCTTCACCGAACGATATCCGTTCATGGTCCTTCGGCGAAGTCAAAAAACCAGAAACGATCAACTACCGTACATACCGTCCCGAAAAAGACGGCCTGTTCTGCGAACGTATCTTTGGACCAGAACGCGACTACGAATGTGCCTGCGGTAAATACAAAGGCACCAAATTCAAAGGTATTATCTGTGATCGTTGTGGCGTCAAAGTCACACACTCCCGCGTACGCCGCAAGCGTATGGGTCACATCAACCTCGCCGCGCCGATCGTCCACATTTGGTTCTTCAAAGCCATACCTTCCCACCTCGGCAACCTCCTTGGAATGAAGACCAGCGACATCGAAAAGGTCGTTTACTTCCAGGACTACGTCGTTACCGAGCCCGGCGACACCCCACTCAAACACCAGCAAGTCCTCACCGAAGACGAATACCGTCAGGCTTACGAGTCCTACGGTGCTGGCTTCCAGGCCATGATGGGTGCTGAAGCAGTCAAAGAACTGCTCTCCCGTATGGACCTCAATGCCGTCGCAGGTGAACTCCGCGCTGACCTTAACAACACTAAATCTAAACAGAAGATCAAAGACCTTTCCAAGCGTCTGAAGATCATCGAGCAGATCCGCCACTCAGAAAACGATCCAGGTTGGATGGTCATGGACGTTGTTCCTGTCATCCCTCCAGACCTGCGTCCACTCGTTCTTCTCGAGTCCGGCAACTTTGCTACTTCCGACTTGAACGACCTCTACCGTCGTATCATCAACCGTAACAACCGTCTCAAGAAACTCATCGACCTCAACGCTCCTGAAGTCATCATTCGTAACGAAAAACGTATGCTTCAGCAGTCTGTCGATGCACTCTTTGATAACGGTCGTTGCCGTCGTCCAGTGCTCGGCTCATCCAGCCGCCCACTCAAGTCACTCACCGACATGATCAAGGGCAAGCAAGGCCGCTTCCGTGAAAACCTTCTCGGTAAGCGTGTCGACTACTCCGCTCGTTCCGTCATCGTCGTCGGCCCCAACCTGAAACTTCACCAGTGTGGTCTTCCCAAGAAGATCGCTCTGGAACTTTACCAGCCATTCATTATCCGCAAGCTCAAAGAGCATGGCCTCGTCGACACCATCAAGTCCGCGAAGAAAATGCTCGAGCGTCGTGATCCTGAAGTCTGGGACATCCTCGAGGAAGTCATCCACGAGCATCCGGTTATGCTCAACCGTGCTCCGACCCTTCACCGTATGGGTATTCAAGCTTTCGAACCAGTACTCGTCGAAGGTAACGCTATCCGCGTTCACCCACTCGTCTGTACCGGCTTCAACGCTGACTTCGACGGTGACCAGATGGCTGTCCACCTCCCACTCTCAGTCGAAGCTCAAGCTGAAGCTTCACTGCTCATGCTCTCACCGCACAACATTTTCTCCCCAGCCAACGGCAACCCCATTATCTCACCTTCGCAGGACATCCTCCTCGGTGCTTACTACCTCACCATGAAACATGGTGGCGGCGAGCCCGATCGCGAAAAGATGATGAAGTTCCACACCCCGCATGAAGCCTTCCTCGCTTACGATCTCAAAAAGATCGAAATGCACGACTTCATCGAAGTCCGCATGCCTGAAGGCCGCTGGGTTGACGTCGTTAACGACCAAAAAGATCAAGCCGTTCCGATGCCGAAAAACCTTCGCATCGTCACCACGGTTGGCCGTCTCCTCTTCAACGAGATCCTCGCTCATGGCATGCAGTTCTATAACTGTGCCCTCGGCTCCAAGGGTTGCTCACGTGTCATCGACGACACCTACGCAATCTCCGGTCGTCCCGCGACCATCGATCTTCTCGACAACATGAAGAACATCGGCTTCAAGCACTCAACAATCTCAGGCCTATCCTTCGGCCTCACCGACCTCCGTATCCCAGAGAAGAAAAAAGAGCTCATCGACAAGACCCAGAAAAAGGTCGACCGCGTCGAGAAAGCATTCATGGCCGGTGCTATCACCGAACGTGAACGTTACAACCAGCTCCTCGACCTCTGGACACACTGTCGTGAAGCCGTCACCAAGGAACTCCTCAAGGAACTCCGTAAGGACCGCCGTGACGAGTTCAACAACCACCTCCCTGTCGACTCCGATGAAGGCAAGCTGTACATCAACCCGGTGTTCATCATGTCCAAAGACGCGTCCGGTGCTCGTGGTAACGTCTCGCAGGTTCAGCAGCTCGCTGGTATGCGTGGTCTGATGTCTAAGCCTTCCGGTGAAATTATTGAAACACCGATTAAGGCTAACGCTCGCGAAGGTCTATCCGTCCTCGAGTACTTCTCATCAACCCACGGTGCTCGTAAGGGCTTGGCCGACACCGCGCTTAAGACCGCTGACTCCGGCTACCTCACCCGTAAACTCGCTGACGTCGCTCAGAACGTCTTCGTCACCGGCGACGACTGTGGTACCCACAAGGGTGTCACCAAGCACGCCATCTATAAGGGTGAAGAAATCGACGTCGCGCTCAGCCAGCAAATCGTTGGCCGTACCGCTCGCGAAACCATCCGCAACCCGATCACCGATCAACTCATTGCGGAAGAAAACGAAATCATCACAGAAGAAGCAGCTCGCGCCATCGAAGGCCTCGGCATCGAGTCCGTCATGGTTCGCTCACCGCTCTCTTGTGATTCATCACACGGTATCTGTGCTCGCTGCTATGGCCGCGACCTCTCCACCGGCCGCAAGGTCGAGGAAGGCCTCGCCGTCGGCATCATCGCAGCTCAGTCCATCGGTGAGCCAGGCACGCAGCTAACCATGCGTACCTTCCACACTGGTGGTGTTGCGACAACCGCAACCATCGACACCAGCTTCCAGGCTTCCACCCCTGGTAAGATCGTCATCCGTGACGCCAACGCTGTTCCAACCAAGGACGAAGACGGCAACGATTGCCTCGTCGCTCTTAAACGTAACGGTGAAGTACTCGTGACCGACGACAAGGGCCGCGAACTTGAGAAGTTCAAAGTCCAATACGGTGCCATGATCCTCGTCAACGAAGGTGACACCGTGAAACGCGGCCAGATCCTCGTTAAATGGGATCCACACCGTACCGTCATCCTCGCCGAAAAAGCTGGTGCCATTCGCTTCGAAGACATCGTCCTCGGCGAAACCGTTCGCGAAGAAAAAGCGGGTGATGTTAAACAGCTCGTCGTCATCGAACACAAGGGTGAAATGCACCCACGTATCGTTATCGAAGACACCGCTGGCAACATCCTCGACTTCCACTACCTGCCTGCGAAGGCTCGTATCGACGTTACAGAAGGTGAAAGCGTCGCCGCTGGCCACCTCCTTGCCCGTCAGCCTCGTGAAGCATCCGGTTCTGCCGACATCGTCGGTGGTCTCCCACGTGTTACCGAGATCTTCGAAGCTCGTAAACCGAAGGAATCCGCCATCATGGCCGAGATCTCCGGTACCGTCGAACTTCGTTCTGACCGCCGCCGTGGTAAGATGACCGTCATCGTCCGTTCCGAAGCTGGCCTCGAAGTCGATCACCACGTCCCGCAGGACAAGCACATGCTCGTCCACACCGGCGACTACATCGACGCAGGCGATCCGCTCATCGACGGCCCACTCATCCCACAAGACATCCTTCGTGTTAAGGGTGAAGAAAACCTCTTCGCTTACCTCATCGACGAAGTTCAGAACGTCTACCGTGCACAGGGCGTCCCCATCGACGATAAGCACATCGAGATCATCGTGTCTCAGATGCTCCGCAAAATCCGCGTTGAGAACCCCGGCGACACCAACCTCCTGCCAAACGAAGTGGTCGACAAGTTCCGCTTCCGTGAAGCAAACGCAACCGTCGCTGGCATGGGCAAGATCAAAGACCCAGGCGATTCCAATCTTCCACTCGATGCGATCGTGTCCAAGAACGAACTCAAGGACGCTGTTGCCGAATGCGAAGCTGAAGGTAAGGTTCCACCGAAGGCTGCCAAGTGTCGTCCTTCCACCGGCCAAACCCTCCTCCTCGGTATCACCAAGGCCTCACTCCAATCCGACTCGTTCCTCTCTGGTGCTTCCTTCCAGGAAACCACCAAGGTTCTCACCGAAGCTGCCCTCGCAGGCAAGCAGGACACGCTCGTTGGCCTCAAGGAAAACGTCCTCCTCGGACACCTCATCCCAGTCGGTACCGGCTTCACCAAGTACACCGGCATGAATGTCATTAAGCTTGCTGAGCCACCATCACAGGAAAAACTTTCCCGTGAAGAGGAACTCGAATACGCAGCCGCTCTCGCAGAAGCAGCCGGCGCCATCACACCCGATCAGATCAAGACGACTGTTGGCGAATCTCGCCTCGTCGCTCAGATGCTCGGCGAAGACGGCAAAAAACGCATGCGATAG
- a CDS encoding TetR/AcrR family transcriptional regulator, with protein sequence MVQKKVGRPRNFDMDTALEAAVNVFWAKGYDGSSIRDLTDAMGINSPSLYAVFGDKHSLYLKAIERYTTNDACEPLVAFESEPDIHKAVRALMNAALDYATQKGDGRLGCFLGSCVATNAGSVEGVKELLQQAILATDLRIAKRFDREKSKGNLPGDFPSLQRARLMLDLRQGHVLRARAGLDRQSMAEDLNHRVQIILD encoded by the coding sequence ATGGTACAAAAAAAGGTCGGCAGACCTCGTAATTTTGATATGGATACAGCCCTTGAGGCCGCTGTAAATGTCTTTTGGGCCAAAGGTTACGATGGGTCTTCCATACGTGACCTCACTGACGCGATGGGTATTAATAGCCCCAGTCTTTACGCCGTTTTCGGGGATAAGCACAGCCTTTACCTCAAAGCCATCGAACGTTACACAACTAACGATGCCTGCGAGCCGCTTGTCGCCTTCGAGTCCGAACCCGACATCCATAAAGCTGTTCGCGCCCTCATGAACGCCGCCCTCGACTACGCCACGCAAAAAGGTGATGGCCGTCTCGGCTGCTTCCTCGGTTCATGTGTTGCCACCAACGCCGGCTCCGTTGAAGGTGTTAAAGAGCTTCTTCAGCAAGCCATCCTCGCAACCGATCTTCGCATCGCCAAACGCTTCGATCGGGAAAAAAGCAAAGGCAACCTGCCCGGCGATTTCCCCTCACTACAACGTGCTCGCCTCATGCTTGATTTGCGCCAAGGTCACGTACTCCGCGCAAGAGCTGGGCTCGACCGTCAATCCATGGCTGAAGATCTCAATCACCGTGTACAGATTATTCTTGATTAA
- the rpoB gene encoding DNA-directed RNA polymerase subunit beta → MQLNSVRDYSKRGDALPIPNLVRVQQAAYERFLQKKEEDQSERDKNMGLEGLLNEVFPIISYDGNMQLEYLYYKLDEPRYTSDECRELRLTYGMPFRVGVRLVRKDVPEIPEEEIYLGEIPVMMGGGEFIINGAERVIVNQLHRSPGVDFSIASAEADRPLHSARIIPERGSWIELEVTKKDVLTMRIDQSTKIPATTFLRALDEKYSTTDSLLKLFYNVETINVTDLKPEHYVAAAVIDTDTGEEILPVCAQVGEAVERILGSALKKISVVSNASDMLILNTIAEEKQAQVDLQVNEHEAALLALYARLRPGNPPQVDKAKQLFEEKFLDDNRYRLGKVGRFRINRKFNLDVDENIMQIRGDDFLEVIKYMLDLRSNRNKAHIDDIDHLGNRRLRTLDELAVEEMRKGFLKLRRTVQERMSVKDPDELSKIADLINSKSISSAIDHFFGRGELSQVVDQTNTLSMLTHERRLSALGPGGLNRKRAGFEVRDVHISHYGRVCPIETPEGTNIGLICSLGIYSRVDQYGFLLTPYRKVEGGKMIEGEKGIEYLRADEEMKITIAPTDSINPDGTLVKGNVLARVDGEVAQVSSKQLDYVDVSPKQIVGVSAALIPFLEHDDANRALMGSNMQRQAVPLIKAQAPCVATGMEMEIPKYSGMVVRAKNAGTVTYVDAKMIVIDNADEYELRKFVGLNERTCQNQKPIVRLGDWVEEDQIIADGAGTDKGELALGKNCLIAFNTFDGYNYEDAIVISERLVKDDVFTSIHIDEFEVEIRETKLGREEFTCDIPNVSEKQLSRLDENGIIRIGSHVKPSDILVGKVSPKSKSELTPEEKLLHAIFGRAGEDVKNDSLEVPAGTDGIVIGAKRFSRRMHLNDDQKKSLKREMRDYEMHMDERAAELFRQMVEKVNETTGTPMVDPSTRQKAAASDITEIILEQIESFNVKWIKGSKDVMEEAIKVHKAFWPRIQSIEKEKQRRLAHMKRGDELPSGVLEMVKIYIATKRPLSVGDKMAGRHGNKGVIARIVPIEDMPFMDDGTPVDVLLNPLGVPSRMNVGQILETHLGWACSVLGFQARTPVFDGATEGEIWEALREANEYCDRRWADTAAAGGAPGDRELLAKMPQEAKIQLHDGRTGEPFDEKTTVGYMYLLKLHHLVDDKIHARATGPYSLITQQPLGGKARTGGQRFGEMEVWALEAYGAAYILQELLTVKSDDVEGRTKIYESMVKGTNRLEAGMPVAFDVLCNEVKGLGLNIGLEKAELEGGSIF, encoded by the coding sequence TTACTCCAAGCGCGGCGATGCTCTTCCCATTCCAAATCTCGTTCGAGTGCAGCAGGCTGCATATGAGCGTTTTTTGCAGAAAAAAGAGGAAGATCAGAGCGAGCGCGATAAGAACATGGGCCTGGAAGGACTTCTTAATGAGGTGTTTCCAATTATTTCGTATGACGGGAATATGCAGCTTGAGTACTTGTACTACAAGCTTGATGAGCCCCGATACACTTCGGATGAGTGTCGTGAGTTAAGGCTCACGTACGGAATGCCATTCCGTGTTGGTGTCCGTCTTGTGCGCAAGGATGTGCCCGAGATTCCCGAAGAAGAAATTTACCTGGGCGAAATCCCGGTCATGATGGGGGGCGGTGAGTTCATCATCAATGGTGCTGAACGCGTCATCGTCAACCAATTGCACCGATCGCCTGGTGTTGACTTCTCCATCGCTTCTGCCGAAGCTGACCGCCCACTCCATTCAGCCCGTATCATTCCTGAACGCGGCTCATGGATCGAGCTTGAAGTCACCAAAAAAGACGTCCTCACGATGAGGATTGACCAGTCGACCAAGATTCCAGCCACGACTTTCTTGCGTGCGCTGGATGAGAAGTACTCGACGACCGACTCACTTCTTAAGCTCTTCTACAATGTCGAGACGATCAACGTCACCGACCTGAAGCCCGAACATTATGTCGCGGCTGCGGTCATCGACACCGACACCGGCGAGGAAATTCTCCCCGTCTGTGCTCAGGTTGGCGAAGCCGTCGAGCGAATCCTCGGCTCAGCCCTCAAGAAGATATCAGTGGTCTCCAATGCCTCTGATATGCTCATCCTCAACACGATCGCTGAGGAAAAGCAGGCACAGGTCGATCTTCAGGTCAACGAGCACGAAGCGGCGCTTCTCGCCCTTTACGCCCGTCTCCGCCCCGGCAATCCGCCGCAGGTCGACAAAGCGAAGCAACTCTTCGAAGAGAAATTCCTCGATGACAACCGCTACCGTCTCGGTAAGGTTGGACGCTTCCGTATCAACCGTAAATTCAATCTTGATGTTGACGAGAACATCATGCAGATCCGTGGCGACGACTTCCTTGAAGTCATCAAATACATGCTTGATCTGCGTTCAAATCGCAACAAAGCCCACATCGACGACATCGACCACCTTGGCAACCGTCGTCTCCGCACCCTCGACGAATTAGCTGTCGAAGAAATGCGTAAGGGCTTCCTCAAGCTCCGCCGTACCGTGCAGGAGCGTATGTCGGTTAAAGACCCTGACGAGCTGTCAAAGATCGCTGATCTGATCAACAGCAAGTCCATCAGTTCCGCCATCGACCATTTCTTTGGCCGCGGCGAACTCTCTCAGGTCGTTGACCAAACCAACACGCTCTCGATGCTCACCCACGAGCGTCGTCTCTCCGCTCTCGGACCCGGTGGTCTGAACCGTAAACGTGCTGGCTTTGAAGTCCGCGACGTTCACATCTCCCACTACGGCCGCGTCTGCCCGATTGAAACACCTGAAGGCACGAACATCGGTCTCATCTGTTCACTCGGCATCTACAGCCGCGTCGACCAGTACGGCTTCCTTCTCACACCTTATCGCAAGGTTGAAGGCGGCAAGATGATCGAAGGCGAAAAGGGTATCGAATACCTCAGAGCCGACGAAGAGATGAAGATCACCATCGCGCCGACCGACTCCATCAACCCCGATGGTACGCTCGTTAAGGGCAACGTCCTCGCACGTGTTGACGGCGAAGTCGCTCAGGTTTCCTCCAAGCAACTCGACTACGTCGACGTCTCGCCTAAGCAGATTGTCGGTGTCTCAGCTGCTCTGATTCCATTCCTCGAACACGACGACGCGAACCGCGCTCTCATGGGTTCGAACATGCAACGCCAGGCTGTGCCCCTGATTAAGGCACAAGCTCCATGCGTCGCGACAGGTATGGAAATGGAGATTCCGAAGTACTCCGGTATGGTCGTCCGTGCGAAGAACGCCGGCACCGTGACCTATGTCGATGCGAAAATGATCGTGATCGACAACGCTGATGAGTATGAACTCCGCAAGTTCGTTGGCCTCAATGAGCGTACCTGTCAAAACCAAAAACCAATCGTCCGTTTGGGCGACTGGGTTGAAGAAGATCAGATCATCGCCGACGGCGCAGGCACCGACAAGGGTGAACTCGCACTCGGCAAGAACTGCCTCATCGCCTTCAACACATTCGACGGTTACAACTACGAGGACGCGATCGTCATCAGCGAACGCCTCGTTAAGGACGACGTCTTCACATCGATCCATATCGATGAATTCGAAGTCGAAATCCGTGAAACCAAGCTCGGCCGCGAAGAGTTCACTTGCGACATCCCCAATGTCTCAGAAAAACAACTCTCTCGTCTCGACGAGAACGGCATCATCCGCATCGGCTCTCACGTTAAACCTAGCGACATCCTCGTCGGTAAGGTTTCACCAAAGAGCAAGAGCGAGCTGACCCCAGAAGAAAAACTCCTCCACGCCATCTTTGGCCGTGCAGGTGAAGACGTTAAAAACGATTCTCTCGAAGTCCCCGCAGGCACCGACGGCATCGTCATCGGCGCTAAACGCTTTAGCCGTCGTATGCACCTCAACGACGATCAGAAAAAATCGCTCAAGCGTGAGATGCGTGACTACGAAATGCACATGGACGAACGTGCAGCCGAACTCTTCCGCCAGATGGTCGAGAAGGTCAACGAAACGACGGGTACGCCAATGGTTGACCCATCGACTCGTCAGAAAGCTGCCGCTTCCGACATCACCGAGATCATTCTCGAGCAGATCGAATCGTTCAACGTGAAATGGATCAAGGGTTCCAAGGATGTGATGGAAGAAGCCATTAAGGTACACAAAGCCTTTTGGCCTCGTATCCAGTCCATTGAGAAGGAAAAACAACGCCGTCTCGCTCACATGAAGCGCGGCGACGAGTTGCCTTCAGGCGTCCTCGAAATGGTCAAAATCTACATCGCCACCAAACGCCCACTCTCAGTCGGCGACAAAATGGCGGGTCGTCACGGTAACAAGGGTGTTATCGCCCGTATCGTCCCGATCGAAGATATGCCATTCATGGACGACGGCACACCTGTCGATGTCCTGCTCAACCCACTCGGCGTGCCTTCCCGCATGAACGTCGGACAGATCCTCGAGACACACCTCGGCTGGGCCTGCTCCGTCCTCGGATTCCAAGCTCGAACGCCTGTCTTCGACGGTGCAACCGAGGGTGAAATCTGGGAAGCACTCAGAGAAGCTAACGAGTACTGTGACCGTCGATGGGCCGACACCGCCGCCGCTGGTGGTGCTCCCGGCGACCGCGAACTGCTCGCTAAGATGCCTCAGGAAGCGAAGATTCAACTTCATGACGGCCGCACCGGTGAACCTTTTGATGAAAAGACCACCGTTGGCTACATGTACCTGCTGAAACTTCACCACCTCGTTGACGACAAGATTCACGCCCGTGCAACCGGCCCATACTCGCTCATCACCCAGCAACCGCTCGGTGGTAAAGCTCGTACCGGTGGCCAGCGATTCGGCGAGATGGAAGTCTGGGCCCTCGAAGCCTACGGCGCAGCATACATCCTTCAGGAACTGCTCACCGTTAAGTCCGACGACGTCGAAGGCCGCACCAAGATCTACGAATCAATGGTCAAAGGCACGAACAGACTCGAAGCGGGCATGCCCGTTGCGTTTGACGTCCTCTGTAACGAAGTCAAAGGCCTCGGCCTCAACATCGGTCTCGAAAAAGCTGAACTCGAAGGCGGTTCGATCTTCTAA
- a CDS encoding S41 family peptidase — MLSRTSVLVLFIIFQTLTLYAADAPAQAIQPKDKLVQKVEVLTSKRQIQAWQKLSILLQTKYAYRDQHNIDWQYLCDMMMSDVEGVTTRKQMISDMRWLLAQARDLHLSIINHDQRISTSTSFVEDNSNISWIIDTLSDVRKHKNIVSGITIEGYGYIYVPSLSGNIKQQVNAFYQAVEHVKDTPGVFLDLRVNGGGDELMARGMAGCFIKGKLPYAKNISVDPSSKSGFTPVFTRWFKHDVSGPYYDKPVVVLMGQRCMSSCEALLLMMRAAPNATLLGDRSRGSSGNPRRYELMNGLFVVLPSWQAMTLDGECFEGVGIEPDVYVASRPEEFRNYDPVYEAAVVHMMNRLESEEDVVVTDAVSDE, encoded by the coding sequence ATGCTTAGCCGTACATCAGTTTTAGTGTTATTCATTATTTTTCAAACACTTACGCTTTATGCTGCCGATGCGCCCGCTCAGGCAATTCAACCAAAAGATAAGCTAGTTCAAAAGGTTGAGGTTCTCACTTCCAAACGGCAAATCCAAGCGTGGCAAAAGCTTTCGATTCTGCTTCAAACAAAATACGCCTACCGTGATCAACACAACATTGATTGGCAATATCTTTGCGACATGATGATGAGCGATGTGGAGGGCGTAACCACAAGAAAACAAATGATTTCCGACATGCGCTGGTTGCTCGCACAAGCCCGCGATTTACATCTTTCCATCATCAATCACGATCAGCGCATCAGCACATCCACGAGTTTTGTAGAAGACAATTCAAACATCAGTTGGATCATCGACACGCTCAGCGATGTTCGTAAACACAAAAACATTGTCTCCGGCATCACAATTGAAGGATACGGTTACATTTATGTTCCCTCTCTATCCGGGAATATTAAACAGCAGGTCAATGCTTTTTATCAAGCCGTTGAGCATGTCAAAGATACGCCGGGTGTGTTTCTTGATCTACGAGTTAACGGGGGCGGCGATGAACTCATGGCGCGCGGGATGGCTGGTTGTTTTATCAAAGGCAAATTGCCGTATGCGAAGAATATCAGTGTTGATCCTTCATCGAAAAGTGGTTTTACACCTGTTTTTACTCGCTGGTTCAAGCATGATGTGAGTGGGCCGTATTACGATAAACCGGTCGTTGTGCTCATGGGACAGCGGTGTATGAGTTCGTGTGAGGCGTTACTTCTGATGATGCGTGCAGCGCCGAATGCGACGCTGCTGGGTGATCGATCACGCGGTTCGTCGGGAAATCCGCGGCGTTATGAGTTGATGAATGGTTTGTTCGTGGTGTTGCCTTCGTGGCAGGCAATGACGCTGGATGGTGAGTGTTTTGAGGGTGTGGGGATTGAGCCGGATGTGTATGTGGCATCGAGGCCGGAGGAGTTTCGGAATTACGACCCTGTGTATGAGGCGGCGGTTGTTCACATGATGAACCGGTTAGAAAGTGAAGAAGATGTTGTAGTGACGGATGCGGTGAGTGATGAATAA
- a CDS encoding SDR family oxidoreductase — protein sequence MPKRLDGKIAFLTGGNSGIGLATAKEFAKQGATVVILARSQEKADRALAEIGGESEAVIGDVTDLGSLEIAYSMIREKYGRLDIVFANAGIVPTTPLGEVSVSDFDQMSDVNFKGTFFTVQYAFPLLTNNASVILVSSCLDEMGAENYSLYNATKAAIRSLARSLTPDLARKGARINVLSPGPIDTPVLENSGMSDEQIHTHKQAFANVLAAGRVGEPEEMAKTALFMASDDSSFMFGSEIQADGGMNQMRIAMQW from the coding sequence ATGCCTAAAAGACTTGATGGGAAAATCGCGTTTCTGACGGGGGGAAACAGTGGGATTGGCTTGGCGACAGCGAAAGAGTTTGCTAAGCAAGGCGCGACGGTTGTGATACTGGCTCGAAGTCAGGAGAAAGCGGATCGAGCATTGGCGGAAATTGGCGGCGAATCGGAAGCGGTGATCGGTGATGTAACTGATTTGGGTTCACTAGAAATCGCCTATTCGATGATTAGAGAAAAATATGGTCGGCTTGATATTGTGTTCGCGAATGCAGGGATTGTGCCGACGACGCCGCTCGGGGAAGTGAGTGTGAGCGATTTTGATCAGATGAGTGATGTCAATTTTAAAGGCACATTCTTTACGGTTCAGTATGCATTCCCGTTACTGACAAATAATGCATCGGTGATTCTTGTTTCATCTTGTCTGGATGAAATGGGTGCTGAAAACTACTCGTTGTATAACGCGACGAAGGCGGCGATACGTTCATTGGCGAGATCATTGACGCCTGACCTTGCGCGTAAAGGTGCGAGGATCAATGTATTGAGTCCTGGGCCGATTGATACACCAGTGCTTGAAAATTCAGGGATGAGTGACGAGCAGATTCATACGCACAAACAAGCATTTGCGAATGTTCTTGCTGCGGGACGCGTTGGAGAACCTGAGGAAATGGCGAAAACTGCTTTATTTATGGCTTCAGATGACTCATCGTTTATGTTTGGCAGTGAAATACAAGCTGATGGCGGGATGAATCAGATGAGGATAGCCATGCAGTGGTGA